The genomic window AACTGGGCCTGCACGCGCTCTGCCGGGGCGAGGAAATCCCGGTGAGGTGTGGCACCATCTTTGGTCAGGCTGGACAGGTGCTCCACCCCGCCGATGAGATACGCATCCCCCTCGCCGGCGCGGATCGCATGAAAAGCCATCCGCGTGGTCTGCACGCTAGACGCGCAGAACCGGTTGACCGTGGCGCCGGGCAACGCGTCGTCGCCGAGCATGACCGCGGCGCGTCGGGCGATGTTCGATCCCTGCGGGCCATGCGGGAAAGCGCAGCCGACCAGCAGGTCCTCCACGTCCGAGGTGGTGACACCGTCGCTGCGGTGCAACGCCTCCTGCAGCGCGGTGACGAGCAGATCCTCTGGCCGGGCGGAGGCGAGGGTTCCCTTGAACGCGCGTCCGATGGGAGTGCGCGCATAGGAGACGAGGACGACGTCATCGTCGAGGTAGTCGGACATGTGGAACTCTTTCGGGTGGTGGGGCACTGAGGGTGAGGCAGGTTATATCGCCCGGCCATTGATTCACGTCAGAAAGAACCTGTCAAGGCTTTTACTAAGCAGCCGAGGAGCCTGCACGGGCTCTCACTGCGGTGGTCGCCTACAGCTGAATGACACGAATCCCTGCGACGCCGGTTCAACTCCTGGAAGAACCCATAAACCCTGCGTGGCGCCCGAATTCTTGGGATAGTGTTCAAGACATAGTCGCTGAGAATCACAGAAAGCCTGACCGCCCTATGCGCCCGCTTCGCCCGCTGCTTGTCCTCGCCACGTCCGTGGCCACCGCCGTTACCCTCGTCGGGTGCGCCGACTCCGGTGCGGACACGGCCGTGACCTCGTATGTCACCGAAACCATCACCCGCGGCAGCGCCGAAGACCCGGACCAGCAGGAAGGCAATGGCGACGCTTCGGAGCCGGCCACCGAGACCGGGCTCTCTCACACCGATGCGGCCAAAGAGGCGTACGCGGGCATCCTGAACGACCCGGGGCAGTACTCGTTCTCCGCGCCGGGGGAGCGGGACTTCACCGGCGAGTACCTCTACGCCCTGGCGGACATCACCGGCGACGGCGTCCCCGAACTGCTGCTCGAGGCGGTCACCCAGCACAACCTGAACCCGGTGCGCGTGTTCAGCGCCGACGCCGACGGAGAGCTGACCTCACCGGAGGACGTGCTTATCGACGGCGCCGCCTCCGCCGGCGGCTCCCGCACCGCGCTGAGCACCTCCCCGGCGGGCGACCGGATCTATCAGGAACAGTGGCGCTCCATCGCACCCGAAGTTGAGGTCGAGGCTTTTGAACTGCGGGAAAACAACCTGGTCTCCACCGGTGAGACGTGGACCTATGACATGCAGACGCCCTCGGCGGATCTGGTGAGGATTGAGTTTCACCCCATCAACGACCGTGGGCCGCTGGAAGCCATGGAACCCACCACCGGCGGCGCCGCGGCCGGTGGCAACGCCCCGGGCGAAGCAGCGCCCGCTCCCGCTGGAGGCAACACTGCATCCGGCACCGTCCGTGTGCTGACCGCGCCGGAACTCGCGAATCTGCAGGGGTTGGATCGAACGCCGAACGGGGAAGATTCCTCGTACCGTTACGCCGTCTTCGTGTTCGATGCCTCCACGACTTTCAGTGCACAGTCTTCCGGCAACGCCGGGGCGCCGGAGGAGCGGCAGGCATCCATGGTTCGCCTCGGGCAGCAGACTCCCTACAGCTCTGATGGCTCCGGGTTCGAGCTGGACGGACAAAGTCTGACCCTGTCGTTTAATCCGAGCAGCTGCTGGTTCCCGTCGGACACATCGCTGCCGGCCGGGGAGCCGAACTGTTCTGCGTTTACGCAGCAGTAGGCTGCACCGGCATCCTTGGGTGGGAGTTAGCTTCCCACCCTATCGGCGAGGTCTCCTAAGCCTTCTCCCTGATAGAAGAACAGGCGCGGGGCTGCATATTTCTTAGGATGATTGATGCCAGCTTGATCCAACATGTGATCGCTCAATCCTTGGGGTGTCCAGTTCCGCTGCTCTGCTCCTTCAACGGTCAAAGGTGAAGATCGCTCTGACTCCGTGTCCCAGGTGATGTGGTGGAATTCAGGGTTGGCTTCTCTCCATTCATCAAGAGTTGAGTGGTCTTCTAGGTCGATAATCGCGGAGGGGTCATAAGTGATGGGGTCCCCATTAGGAATCGCATTGGCGTCGCGCAACCGAAAAACTGCACGTGATTTCCGATTGGTGGACGCAGGCGTTTCGCTGTTCAGGGAAGACCGCGCCTGCGGGAGGAGACGGGTGCGGTCTAAATCTTGAACAGGAAACAGGCGGTTGAACGAAACGATGTAATTTGAGGTGTCATCCTCATCCTGCAGGGTTGACTGGTAGAGATCGAATTCGTGACATTCGATTGAAATATTCGGTGCCTCGGTGCTTAGCCACTGGACCGTTGTCATTACTTGGGAAGGGAATGACGCTGCCACGAGGATGATACGGGGAGTGGGAAATGTGTCGTGGACCGAGAAATCTTCGTCTATCACGTCGATGTGTTCTTTAAAAGACCTCAGTGCATCTTCTTTAGTGATGGGCTCGGTACCCGGGTTTCGGGAGTTGATCCAATCGACGTGGGCATCCGCGAGAAGGTCATAGGTAAAACCCGAGGAGAGCGCCGCGTAAGTGAGCGCTTGAAGGTGGACTGACTTATCGCTGTCTCGTTTCAGCTCGATGACTACAAGCTCACCCCCTTGCGAGAGGCAGAGTATATCGATTCGTTCTTTTGCTGCGGCTTCTGCAGAGGCCCAGCGGCCGAACTGGGTCGTTATCACCTTGAGTCCAGGGTCAAGGACCTGAGGGTTAGAGACAATCCAGGCTTCGAGGTGGTCAGTTTCAGTCAGATCTGCTTTGGTCATTGTGGTCTCAGAAAATGGTTGGGAGTCTGCTTGGTTCACGCGGAGTAGCTTGCTCATATGCCCAGGATAGGGAATTACGGCTCTCCCAGGGGGTTACGCCGAACTGGGGCACCCTCTGATTTCTTTTACCATGGCCCCATGGTCACCTATTGGGGAATTCACAACGGTAATAAGTCCATCGAACCTGTGGATGACGGGGGAGTGCGCATCGATTTTGATGTTGCCCGAGATCTTCGAGATCTACCCCGCACCCGACAGGCCATCGAAGAAGAAGTCCGCAAACATCAACCGGACGCATCTGAGGGGGCACTTCGCTCGCATACAGGGGTACTCTTCCGTTTCACATGGGAGATGAAGGTCGGGGACATCGTGGTTAGCCCGCGGCCACGAGACAGAACACTACGGATTGGGCGTATATCTGGCCCATACGAGTACCGAGAGACATCCCAGGGGTACCCGCATTTTCGCCCCGTGGAATGGCTTATTCCGAGTGTGACCCGTGATGAGCTCTCCCTTCCCTCACAGGATCAACTCAGTAGCGCACAGACACTTTTTGAGCTCACTATTCCCAACGATGAGATCGACCATCTTTTATCGCAGCCGAGTGCGACTCTGGGAAATGTCCGATTCACATGGGTCCCGTTTTACGAAGAGTTAATCGATAAGATTCTCACGTACCGCGATGACCGTGCTGAGCTAATCCGCAAGGTGCTTGCTGTCGGGAAGCGAACAGGAAACGTCAATCGATTCAAATATCTCGCTTTCGAAAGCAACGAAAAGGGAAACCGGGTTCCGATTACTGACATCGACCCATTGACTGCGATTGCCCCGTTCAATCGTGGTATCTCAGAGCAAGCTCGCTTAGACATCGCCGGCGGTTACAAAGAGGAGTTCGAACTAGAGGCTGATGCCCCGCGAGATTTCCAAGGGATCCCGATCGTTAATAACTTAATGTCATGGTTCATTCCCTACACCTATAAACGCTCAGGGAATGAAGTGGAAGATATGTGGGATCTGGTTGAGACAGCTGTTGCTTATGCCGCCGATCAAAACTTGGAAACTTCTGTACAGCTGGCCGATGCTTTTGATCGGGCTCCATTCGGCCAGACCCGCATGCTCACCATGGGGCTATATTGGATCCGTCCGCGTGTCTTTCTAGCCTATGACAGCCTGAATGTGGGTTATCTCCAAAAAGGAATGCCAGATCTAGCAGATGATTTGGTTTTGAAGTCCAAAATCACCGGAGAGGAGTTCATTGCCAACACGGAACGAGTCACCGCCGAATTTTCCGGTCGCGAAGAATCACCCACGACGCCTTATGAGCTGTCGCGGGAAGCGTGGTTGTTTTCGGCGAGCGCAGCTCGGCCTTCAGGGCAAGAAGACGGCGAAGATCCGATCTTGGATCATGATTCTTACACCACCGAGTCGATCATTGAGGCCGGTTCATTTATCGATCAAACTGAATTAGATCGCTACGTGGAGATCCTCAAGAACAAAAAGAACCTGAT from Corynebacterium maris DSM 45190 includes these protein-coding regions:
- a CDS encoding PDDEXK family nuclease, which codes for MSKLLRVNQADSQPFSETTMTKADLTETDHLEAWIVSNPQVLDPGLKVITTQFGRWASAEAAAKERIDILCLSQGGELVVIELKRDSDKSVHLQALTYAALSSGFTYDLLADAHVDWINSRNPGTEPITKEDALRSFKEHIDVIDEDFSVHDTFPTPRIILVAASFPSQVMTTVQWLSTEAPNISIECHEFDLYQSTLQDEDDTSNYIVSFNRLFPVQDLDRTRLLPQARSSLNSETPASTNRKSRAVFRLRDANAIPNGDPITYDPSAIIDLEDHSTLDEWREANPEFHHITWDTESERSSPLTVEGAEQRNWTPQGLSDHMLDQAGINHPKKYAAPRLFFYQGEGLGDLADRVGS
- a CDS encoding AAA family ATPase: MVTYWGIHNGNKSIEPVDDGGVRIDFDVARDLRDLPRTRQAIEEEVRKHQPDASEGALRSHTGVLFRFTWEMKVGDIVVSPRPRDRTLRIGRISGPYEYRETSQGYPHFRPVEWLIPSVTRDELSLPSQDQLSSAQTLFELTIPNDEIDHLLSQPSATLGNVRFTWVPFYEELIDKILTYRDDRAELIRKVLAVGKRTGNVNRFKYLAFESNEKGNRVPITDIDPLTAIAPFNRGISEQARLDIAGGYKEEFELEADAPRDFQGIPIVNNLMSWFIPYTYKRSGNEVEDMWDLVETAVAYAADQNLETSVQLADAFDRAPFGQTRMLTMGLYWIRPRVFLAYDSLNVGYLQKGMPDLADDLVLKSKITGEEFIANTERVTAEFSGREESPTTPYELSREAWLFSASAARPSGQEDGEDPILDHDSYTTESIIEAGSFIDQTELDRYVEILKNKKNLILQGPPGTGKTWLAKRLGWVLAGERSDEYVTVMQFHPSMSYEDFVRGMRPGKDGRLELLDGPFLQFCEKARQDPENNYVMVIEEINRGNPSQIFGELLTLLEKTKRNVHSAMRLAYTQSPDERFFIPPNVFVIGTMNVADRSLAFVDMALRRRFAFIELEPQLNDAWLDFVTGKEYDRDMMERIRTAVTALNEEIENDPNLGRQFRIGHSYFVPSSRGGDNPTGYTKAWLRNVIETEIRPLVDEYWFDQPQRAEDEITKLKEVL